From a single Bombus terrestris chromosome 17, iyBomTerr1.2, whole genome shotgun sequence genomic region:
- the LOC125386764 gene encoding uncharacterized protein LOC125386764 gives MRHWELMRGYPEIEKETPEAIEDLMETISVNLKALERLGQSIDVLDKRASPIRARALLDTGSSMNFMTEKFANSLADLQTDLSRFWEIDEGPSTTHLSESELQCEEHFRNHVRRNKEGRYIVALPFNEKLPTLGTSKSVAMSRLAALSRRFQRDKQFEAAYNTVIQEYLDLGHMTKIPHTQPSNNGYYLPHHGVIKESSNTTKLRVVFDGSAISTTGVSLNDTLHTGPKLQEDLVEILLRFRSHQYVLTGDIEKMYRQILVRPDDRKYQLILWRNSNGEIDTYQLNTVTFGLSAAPYLALRCLKQLAEDEGDRFLRASSVVQRDFYVDDALTGADTKEELIAVRHELTDLLRSGGLNIREWASNDKDILRGLSEKDTNRTLQLGESQTLKTLGIYWNSQDDTILYSVAPTATITRVTKRSISSVIARIYDPLGLLAPVIVRAKILLQRVWALKLDWDESLPSELHTEWDRYYIQLPLLSDTRFPRKTVVKAATQIELHGFCDASEKAYGACIYLRSRSSDGRIETQLLTARSKVAPLKSLTIPRLELSGALLLTSLMSMVKTSLTIDVSRIVYWTDSTIVLQWIKSSPHTLKTFVANRVAEIQAKTNIADWRHVPTDDNPADLISRGQAPKEFLRPNIWKHGPEWLKQQPENWPIWIPTPSGDIPEQKKTICLTTNNNDNPLLHRYSSWTRLIRVVAWCLRWKHKQHLAAHLTTDELTRAHNRVIKIIQSGHFATEIRTLQKDRSRDVGGKLQPLNPFLDEDGILRVGGRLTNSSIPFNQKHPIILPKASVTELIIDQEHRKNHHTGTQATLYAVRLRYWPIDGRSQVWRTIKRCVRCCRANPPPVEYLMGDLPEARITESRPFTNVGIDYCGPFYIKERRDRNRRKIKIYAAIFVCLATKAVHIELVSDLTTDAFLAALRRFISRRGHCATILTDNGTNFVVANRELQELRTLLQSDDHKERDSSIRAAIKLAAHPPDQTAVLEQMASRVPQRANPPQ, from the exons ATCGATGTGCTAGACAAGAGGGCATCTCCAATTCGAGCCAGAGCACTGCTAGATACTGGCTCTAGTATGAATTTCATGACTGAGAAATTCGCAAACTCCCtcg CCGATCTACAAACGGATCTCTCGCGATTctgggaaatcgacgagggaccaTCCACTACACATTTATCAGAATCGGAATTACAGTGCGAAGAACATTTCCGTAACCATGTCCGACGCAACAAGGAAGGGCGATATATCGTCGCCCTGCCCTTCAACGAGAAGCTTCCCACACTTGGGACATCAAAGTCCGTTGCAATGAGTAGACTCGCCGCTCTTTCTCGCCGGTTCCAACGCGATAAGCAATTCGAAGCCGCGTACAACACGGTGATCCAAGAATATTTAGACTTAGGTCATATGACCAAGATTCCGCACACTCAGCCCTCAAATAATGGTTACTATTTGCCGCATCATGGCGTGATAAAGGAATCGAGCAACACCACTAAACTCCGGGTAGTGTTCGATGGATCAGCAATCAGCACCACCGGAGTTTCTCTCAACGACACTCTGCATACCGGACCCAAACTCCAAGAAGATCTGGTTGAAATTCTGCTGAGATTCCGATCACACCAGTATGTCCTAACGGGTGACATCGAGAAGATGTATCGACAAATTCTCGTACGCCCAGACGATCGTAAATATCAGCTGATTCTATGGCGCAATTCCAACGGGGAAATCGATACTTATCAGCTCAACACCGTGACCTTCGGACTATCAGCTGCCCCATATTTAGCACTCCGCTGCCTGAAACAACTAGCAGAAGACGAAGGAGATCGATTTCTGCGAGCGTCATCGGTTGTACAGCGTGATTTCTATGTCGACGACGCCCTCACCGGGGCCGATACAAAGGAAGAGTTAATAGCGGTACGACACGAACTCACGGACCTTCTCAGATCGGGCGGCTTAAACATCCGTGAATGGGCATCTAACGATAAGGACATACTGCGTGGACTATCCGAGAAAGATACAAATCGAACACTACAATTGGGTGAGTCACAGACATTGAAAACTCTAGGTATCTATTGGAATTCCCAGGATGACACAATACTATACTCAGTTGCACCCACAGCGACCATCACCCGTGTCACAAAGCGATCAATAAGTTCGGTGATAGCCCGAATTTATGATCCACTAGGATTGCTCGCGCCAGTGATTGTCAGAGCCAAAATATTGCTTCAACGCGTCTGGGCATTAAAACTAGACTGGGATGAATCCTTGCCATCCGAGTTGCATACAGAATGGGACCGATACTATATCCAACTACCCTTGCTTAGTGATACTCGATTTCCTCGCAAAACGGTGGTCAAGGCAGCTACTCAGATAGAACTACACGGTTTTTGCGACGCCAGTGAAAAGGCATACGGGGCATGTATATATCTGCGCAGTCGCAGCTCGGATGGACGTATCGAAACCCAACTACTCACCGCGCGATCAAAGGTCGCGCCGCTAAAATCCCTGACAATCCCAAGACTCGAATTAAGCGGAGCATTGCTCCTCACCTCGCTAATGTCCATGGTAAAGACTTCCCTCACTATAGAcgtttctcgaatagtttattgGACAGATTCGACTATCGTGCTCCAGTGGATCAAGTCCTCGCCACATACATTAAAAACATTCGTAGCGAACCGCGTGGCCGAGATCCAAGCGAAAACCAACATCGCCGATTGGCGGCATGTGCCTACGGATGACAACCCAGCGGATCTGATCTCCCGAGGGCAGGCTCCCAAGGAATTCCTGCGTCCAAACATCTGGAAACACGGACCCGAATGGCTCAAGCAGCAGCCGGAGAACTGGCCGATCTGGATCCCTACACCGTCGGGGGACATCCCGGAACAGAAAAAAACGATCTGTCTAACgacgaataacaacgataacCCCCTCCTCCACCGATACTCGTCCTGGACCAGACTAATCAGAGTCGTCGCTTGGTGTCTTCGatggaaacataaacaacacctAGCTGCCCATCTAACAACAGACGAATTAACCAGGGCTCACAACAGGGTGATCAAAATCATACAATCCGGTCATTTTGCGACGGAAATTCGGACACTACAGAAAGATCGAAGCAGGGACGTTGGAGGAAAACTACAGCCATTAAATCCCTTCCTCGACGAAGATGGGATATTACGAGTCGGAGGACGACTAACCAACTCTTCTATACCCTTCAATCAAAAACACCCCATTATATTGCCCAAAGCATCTGTTACAGAGCTCATCATAGACCAGGAGCATCGGAAAAACCACCACACCGGGACACAAGCTACCCTGTACGCGGTAAGATTGCGCTATTGGCCGATCGACGGTCGTAGCCAAGTGTGGCGTACCATTAAAAGGTGCGTCCGCTGCTGCAGAGCCAACCCGCCGCCAGTGGAATATTTGATGGGTGATTTGCCAGAGGCGCGCATTACCGAATCGCGTCCGTTtacgaacgtcggaatcgaCTACTGCGGCCCATTCTACATCAAGGAGAGGAGGGATCGCAaccgacgtaaaataaaaatatacgctgCCATATTCGTTTGTCTAGCAACCAAGGCTGTCCACATAGAGCTAGTCAGCGATCTAACCACCGACGCTTTCCTAGCCGCCTTACGTCGATTCATTTCGCGGCGAGGACATTGCGCAACCATCCTTACCGACAATGGCACCAATTTCGTCGTGGCCAACCGGGAGCTGCAAGAACTCCGGACCCTATTGCAGTCTGACGACCACAAGGAGAGG GACAGTTCCATCAGGGCGGCTATCAAGTTGGCAGCGCATCCACCAGATCAAACAGCAGTTCTGGAGCAGATGGCATCGAGAGTACCTCAACGAGCTAACCCGCCGCAATAA
- the LOC125386766 gene encoding uncharacterized protein LOC125386766 — MFNALKCNRMNCPGYMLPKTFFEQEQDYICKICESIVPYAEIEKILENIGIYLSTMKKNDIIACNEFISRYESTLHPNHFYNIDVTIALAQLIGQQTGGLAAVEKDLLIEKIELCKKLDKLLKTLVPGNVFYLRNDN, encoded by the exons ATGTTTAATGCTTTAAAGTGCAATCGAAT GAATTGTCCAGGATACATGTTACCAAAAACTTTTTTTGAACAGGAACAGGATTATATATGCAAAATTTGTGAATCAATTGTTCCTTATgcggaaattgaaaaaatattagaaaatattggtATATACCTTTCAACCATGAAGAAAAATGACATTATTGCATGTAACGAATTTATAAGTCGTTACGAAAGTACTCTCCACCCAAATCATTTTTACAACATTGATGTAACGATTGCTCTGGCTCAATTGATTGGACAACAAACTGGAGGATTAGCAGCAGTAGAAAAAGATCTTCTCATCGAGAAAATAGAATTATGCAAAAAACTGGATAAATTGCTCAAGACACTCGTTCCtggtaatgtattttatttaagaaatgataACTAA